In the genome of Rhodoferax fermentans, one region contains:
- a CDS encoding MFS transporter, with the protein MSEHPPKLSLTQILICGAAIVTVSMGIRHGFGLWLQPITQAQSWSRETFAFALAIQNLVWGVAGIFAGMLADRFGALRVIVTGAILYALGLLGMAYATSPLVFSLTTGVLIGMAQAGTTYAVVYGVIGRNVPADKRSWAMGIAAAAGSFGQFLMVPTEGFLINSLGWQNALVTLALAALVLLPLAWGLREPGVRGGAGHFREQSILQALREALHYRSFQLLMAGYFVCGFQVVFIGVHMPSYLKDHGLPPQVASYALALIGLFNVFGTYAAGVLGQRLQKKHILAFIYLARALVISVFLLAPLTPLSVYVFSAVMGLLWLSTVPPTNAAVAQIFGVAHLSMLGGFVFFSHQIGSFLGVWLGGWLYDRTGSYDIVWYIAIALGVLAALVNLPVKETAIVRSPAPQAA; encoded by the coding sequence ATGTCTGAACACCCGCCCAAACTCTCCCTCACCCAGATTCTGATCTGTGGTGCCGCCATCGTGACCGTCTCGATGGGTATCCGCCACGGTTTTGGCCTGTGGTTACAGCCGATTACACAAGCGCAGAGCTGGAGCCGTGAAACCTTCGCATTTGCGCTGGCGATCCAAAATCTGGTGTGGGGGGTGGCCGGTATTTTTGCTGGCATGCTGGCCGACCGCTTTGGCGCTCTTCGGGTGATTGTCACGGGGGCCATCCTGTACGCATTGGGCCTGCTGGGCATGGCTTATGCCACGTCGCCGCTGGTCTTTTCCCTGACCACCGGGGTGCTGATCGGCATGGCGCAGGCTGGTACCACCTATGCCGTGGTGTACGGCGTGATTGGCCGCAACGTGCCTGCAGACAAACGCTCCTGGGCCATGGGCATTGCGGCCGCGGCCGGGTCATTTGGCCAGTTTCTGATGGTGCCAACCGAAGGTTTCCTGATTAACAGCCTGGGCTGGCAAAACGCCCTGGTGACCTTGGCGTTGGCCGCGCTGGTGCTGTTGCCGCTAGCCTGGGGCCTGCGCGAGCCTGGGGTGAGGGGTGGCGCTGGGCATTTCCGTGAACAGTCGATCCTGCAGGCGCTGCGCGAGGCTTTGCACTACCGCAGCTTCCAGTTGCTCATGGCTGGTTATTTTGTCTGCGGGTTTCAGGTGGTGTTTATCGGGGTGCACATGCCAAGCTACCTCAAGGACCATGGCCTGCCGCCCCAGGTGGCCAGTTATGCGCTGGCGCTGATCGGCCTGTTCAATGTGTTTGGCACCTACGCCGCCGGTGTGCTGGGCCAACGCCTGCAGAAAAAACACATCCTGGCCTTCATTTACCTGGCGCGTGCGCTGGTGATTAGCGTGTTTTTGCTGGCACCGCTGACACCGCTGAGCGTCTACGTCTTTTCAGCGGTGATGGGCCTGCTGTGGTTGTCCACGGTGCCGCCAACCAATGCGGCGGTGGCCCAGATTTTTGGGGTGGCGCATCTGTCGATGCTGGGTGGTTTTGTGTTTTTCAGCCACCAGATCGGATCGTTTCTGGGTGTCTGGCTCGGTGGCTGGTTATACGACCGCACCGGCAGTTATGACATCGTCTGGTATATCGCCATCGCACTGGGGGTGCTGGCCGCCCTCGTGAACCTGCCGGTCAAGGAGACGGCGATTGTGCGCAGCCCCGCACCACAAGCCGCCTGA
- a CDS encoding DNA topoisomerase IV subunit B has translation MATKPNSEYSEGSIRVLKGLEPVKQRPGMYTRTDNPLHIIQEVLDNAADEALAGHGKKIKVTVHSDGSVSIEDDGRGIPFGLHPTENAPVIELVFTQLHAGGKFDKGSGGAYSFSGGLHGVGVSVTNALSSRLEATTYRESQVARLVFSGGDVVEPLSVRPAGDGERRSGTSVRVWPDAKYFESMSLPMAHLEHLLRSKAVLMPGVTVSLTQEKTKETQTWLFKGGLRDYVTQTLTAEPVIPLFEGAGFADAQNDSFADGEGAAWCVAFTEDGQPVRESYVNLIPTTAGGTHESGLRDGLFTAVKSFVELHSLLPKGVKLLPDDVFARASYVLSTKVLDPQFQGQIKERLNSRDAVRLVSSFVRPALELWLNQNVEHGKKLAELAIKAAQSRQKASQKVEKRKGSGVAVLPGKLTDCESRDILENEMFLVEGDSAGGSAKMGRNKESQAVLPLRGKVLNTWEVERDRLFANNEIHDIAVAIGVDPHGPDDSPDLSGLRYGKICILSDADVDGSHIQVLLLTLFFKHFPKLVDAGHIYVARPPLFRVDAPARGKKPASKAYALDDGELTVILDKLRKEGVREGAWTISRFKGLGEMNAEQLWDTTLNPDTRRLLQVGLGGLDTTQTAELMTKLMGKGEAGARRDLMELHGDSVDLDI, from the coding sequence ATGGCAACCAAACCCAACTCTGAATACTCTGAAGGTTCGATCCGCGTTTTGAAGGGGCTCGAGCCCGTCAAACAGCGCCCGGGCATGTACACCCGCACCGACAACCCCTTGCACATCATCCAGGAGGTGCTGGACAACGCGGCCGACGAGGCGCTGGCCGGGCATGGCAAAAAAATCAAGGTCACGGTGCACAGTGACGGCTCGGTCAGCATCGAGGACGACGGCCGCGGCATCCCGTTTGGCTTGCATCCGACCGAAAACGCGCCGGTGATTGAACTCGTGTTCACCCAGTTGCACGCTGGCGGCAAGTTCGACAAAGGCAGCGGCGGCGCCTACAGCTTCTCGGGCGGGCTACACGGCGTGGGTGTCAGCGTGACCAATGCCTTGAGCAGCCGACTGGAGGCCACCACCTACCGCGAGAGCCAGGTGGCACGGTTGGTGTTCTCGGGCGGTGATGTGGTGGAACCTTTGAGCGTGCGACCAGCTGGTGACGGCGAACGCCGCAGCGGCACCTCGGTGCGGGTCTGGCCCGATGCCAAGTATTTTGAATCGATGAGCTTGCCAATGGCGCATCTGGAACATCTGTTGCGCAGCAAGGCGGTGTTGATGCCCGGTGTCACGGTGAGCCTGACGCAAGAAAAAACCAAGGAAACCCAGACCTGGCTGTTCAAAGGCGGTCTGCGTGACTATGTGACCCAGACTCTGACGGCCGAGCCGGTGATCCCGCTGTTTGAAGGCGCCGGTTTTGCCGACGCGCAGAACGACAGTTTTGCCGACGGTGAAGGTGCGGCCTGGTGTGTGGCTTTCACCGAAGACGGCCAGCCGGTGCGTGAGAGTTATGTCAACCTGATCCCGACCACGGCCGGTGGCACCCACGAGTCCGGCCTGCGTGACGGCCTGTTCACAGCGGTCAAGAGTTTTGTCGAATTGCATTCGCTGCTGCCCAAGGGCGTCAAGCTGCTGCCCGACGACGTGTTTGCACGCGCCAGTTATGTGCTCTCGACCAAGGTGCTGGACCCGCAGTTCCAGGGCCAGATCAAGGAGCGCCTGAACTCGCGCGATGCGGTGCGGCTGGTGTCAAGTTTTGTGCGGCCAGCGCTTGAGCTTTGGCTCAACCAGAACGTGGAACACGGCAAGAAGCTGGCCGAACTGGCGATCAAGGCCGCGCAAAGCCGCCAGAAGGCCAGCCAGAAAGTCGAAAAACGCAAGGGTTCCGGCGTGGCGGTGTTGCCCGGCAAACTGACCGACTGCGAAAGCCGTGACATCCTTGAGAACGAAATGTTCCTGGTCGAAGGTGATTCGGCCGGCGGCAGCGCCAAGATGGGCCGCAACAAGGAAAGCCAGGCGGTGTTGCCGCTGCGTGGCAAGGTGCTCAACACCTGGGAGGTCGAACGTGACCGCCTGTTTGCCAACAACGAAATCCACGACATCGCGGTGGCGATTGGCGTGGACCCCCACGGCCCGGACGACTCGCCCGACCTGAGCGGCCTGCGTTACGGCAAGATTTGTATCCTGAGTGATGCGGACGTGGACGGCTCACACATCCAGGTGCTGCTGCTCACGCTGTTTTTTAAACACTTCCCTAAGCTGGTGGATGCCGGTCATATTTATGTGGCGCGCCCGCCCTTGTTCCGGGTTGATGCACCAGCGCGTGGCAAAAAACCCGCGTCCAAAGCCTATGCGCTGGACGACGGTGAGTTGACGGTGATCCTGGACAAGTTGCGCAAGGAAGGTGTGCGTGAAGGCGCCTGGACCATCAGCCGCTTCAAAGGCCTGGGCGAGATGAATGCCGAACAGTTGTGGGACACCACGCTCAACCCCGACACCCGTCGCCTGCTGCAGGTGGGGCTGGGCGGTTTAGACACCACACAGACCGCCGAGCTGATGACCAAACTCATGGGCAAAGGTGAAGCCGGTGCCCGGCGCGACCTGATGGAGTTGCACGGTGATTCGGTGGACCTGGATATTTAG
- the dapA gene encoding 4-hydroxy-tetrahydrodipicolinate synthase — MTSLSRPITGSIVALITPMLPDGAVDYPALRKLIDWHIAEGTDCIGVVGTTGESPTVSIQENCEVIRVSVEQAAGRVPIMAGCGSNCTAEAIELAGFAKKVGADCQLQVVPYYNKPTQEGLYQHFKAIAEAVDLPMVLYNVPGRSVADMSVETSLRLAQLPGIIGIKEATGNLDRAQWLIREAPEGFSVYSGDDATAVALMLCGGQGNISVTANLAPRLMHELCMAATAGDVKRAMAIQFKLMPLHKNLFLEANPIPVKWAAARMNLCGPTLRLPLTELSASYQPAVEAALRTVGLL; from the coding sequence ATGACCTCTCTATCCCGACCCATCACCGGCAGCATCGTTGCCTTGATCACCCCCATGCTGCCAGACGGCGCGGTAGATTACCCAGCCTTGCGCAAACTCATCGACTGGCACATTGCCGAGGGCACCGACTGTATTGGTGTGGTCGGCACCACCGGTGAGTCGCCCACGGTGAGCATCCAGGAAAATTGCGAGGTCATCCGTGTGTCGGTTGAACAAGCCGCAGGCCGGGTGCCGATCATGGCCGGCTGTGGCTCCAACTGCACCGCCGAGGCGATTGAACTGGCCGGTTTTGCCAAGAAAGTCGGCGCCGACTGCCAACTGCAAGTGGTGCCCTACTACAACAAACCCACCCAGGAGGGGCTGTACCAGCACTTCAAGGCAATTGCCGAGGCAGTCGACCTGCCGATGGTGCTGTACAACGTGCCAGGCCGCTCGGTGGCAGACATGTCGGTCGAAACAAGCCTGCGTCTGGCACAACTGCCGGGCATCATCGGTATCAAGGAAGCCACCGGCAATCTGGACCGTGCCCAGTGGCTGATCCGCGAAGCACCCGAAGGTTTTTCCGTCTACTCGGGTGACGACGCCACAGCGGTTGCCCTGATGTTGTGTGGTGGCCAAGGCAACATCAGTGTCACCGCCAACCTGGCACCCCGCCTGATGCATGAGTTGTGCATGGCGGCAACAGCTGGTGACGTGAAACGCGCCATGGCCATTCAGTTCAAACTGATGCCCTTGCACAAAAACCTGTTTCTCGAAGCCAATCCGATCCCGGTGAAATGGGCTGCGGCCCGCATGAACCTGTGTGGCCCGACCCTGCGCCTGCCCTTGACCGAGCTCAGCGCCAGTTACCAACCTGCCGTTGAAGCTGCCCTGCGCACCGTGGGCCTGCTCTGA